The Osmia lignaria lignaria isolate PbOS001 chromosome 1, iyOsmLign1, whole genome shotgun sequence nucleotide sequence CGCCTTAACTCGCGGTTCAAAATCAGATTTCTGTAAAAGGGGTAAAGTAAAGAGAGACAGATGTCCAGTTGGCCAGAAGGATGATGGCCTTGCATCTTTATGCAGATACAGACATCGCTGGTGGAGCTTTGTAAATTTTCAGGACGAGCACCTCTTTAGGGGTCGTGGCACACGCGCTTTGCGGATTTTTCAATCACGTTCCGTACTGACAGGATTAATAAAGCGGCCCGCGCTACGCGGAGAGTTTCCAGACTCATTTCATGCAGAATCGAATTGGATTTCCAGGTCGGGGTCGGTGTATATCTCCTCTCTATACCTGTGTGTATGTATAGATATGTATGTGTGTAACAGAGATACGACCAGCGCGCGTTCATCCCTTTGATGTGCCATGCTCGAATACCATCGAGCTTTCTCTCAGCGATACCGCTTTGCACTTTGTTACATCGCCACTAAATAATcggtttataaaaattcatagcGAGTCTAGCGGAACGATGAGTTTATATCCTGCCACACGTTTGCGACCTGCGTCTGAACAATGGAAGGATCCTTCTTCTTGAATATGATAAATGTCCCTTCAGCTTCATCCTTTATTACTATACATTTAGTTAATGTGCAAAAAGGTGTTTTAACTCCACGTTTTATAGGGTTGGGCTATATATTAAATTCTAATGTTAGGAAAGCTAAGGGTGTATGGTCATTTGAGAGAATAATATATGTGAGAAGTTATGAAGAGTATTTCTTGCAAGTGGATATTATCCTGAGAATTGCATAAATTCTAGtccttttaatcatttttctttttattgagaAAGTAACAATGATTTCAATATTCtactttaaaaaataagttGGATATTGTATAGTTTCTTTCAAAAGGTATGGATTTGTTACTATTTTGCAGAcgtttaaaatttaaacgagAACGTGGggaaagagaaattgaaaaatccCAGCTGGGGTGTTCTTATCTGACCCCGTGGTATCAGTATTCACCGGACGTTATTCTAGCGGATTTATTCCATTCTCTGCAGAAGTATTTATGTTAAGGCTAAAAAATTAAACGGTCAAAGAATTCTACGATTCGAAacctatatttttatttaaaaaagctaGAATAATAACTGATGGAAAgtgatgaaaaatataattattgcaaaaccgctatcaaatttttaatttcaaaaataaatagtaTAAAAAATGATCTATTCAAGTGAAATAAgacaataaaatttcttaaaaaatttttatactttCAAATAGCTATCTCCAcaaattactaattaaaatttctacccCTTAGTTTTATCTACGAGAAGTTCAGCAGCCTCTTCATCGGACTCCAACTCCACGAAAGTggtagtagaagaagaagatgaggaCTCGTTGCCGGAGATAACACTAGACGAATTCAAAGAAAGATACAGGCGACTGATACCATACATGACCTTCTACGTAGCCAACAATTACATTAATGGACAAACTGTAATGCAATCGCGAGAATCCTCGTCGAAAGACTTCCAAACGAATCAATTAGTTCGAAACAATCAACCATACGTCCGAATAAATAATCTACCAAAGGAAGGTACCAACTATCGCGTGAACCAAGAAAAGAAATTCATCCCTTCCGTGCAGTTTGATCCTCGCGACGTGGGTGGCGACAACGACTACTTCACCCCCGTGAAATACACGTCTAAATACGCTTACGAGGATTATTCTGTACCCTATCATCTGTATCAAGATCAAAAAGCATCCTACCCAGAAATAACAACGGCATCCAGCCAGATCGCACGAAAGGAGAACAGGTACTACGCAAACGTGAGACCATTACGACCTTACACGACAAATGGCAGAGATCACTTGCCGAGGAAACAACCGGCTAAACCGATACACGCTAACGTTCAAGACGAGTACGTGCTAGATTATAATGTCAGGCCAACCGGTAATCCCGCCATTAATTACCCGGTTAAAGACATCCAAGGACATCGACACGTCCCACCCACCTACCCCGATGTACAAACACTGGAACCATTACCAGAGGAGAAACAACCCCCGGTGTTATCTCAACCGCGAAATCCGAACGTGAATCTACAGCAGATTGTAGAAAGCTTTCTGCTGAGCGAAAGATTACCAGAGATGTTGAATAAGGACAACCTGGATAACAGTCTGAGGACTTTAGTCGAGATACTAAATATTCTTCATAATACAAAGAAAGAGGAGCTGCCTCAGATTCAGGCACCTCCTATGATACCTCCTCCAAGATTGCCACAGAAGGTACATAATTATAAGCCACGACCTCAAACGAGGCCTAAAGTGATAACTGAGAGTAGGTTCCAGGCGACGCCGAATCCTCTCTACCTAACTGATGATCCTGATCGTTATAAAGCCACCAAGTTATCGtacgaagaggaagagaagcCTAAACATTCTCAACAGAATTATAATACCAATGGTTTGATTAATAATAAAGTGGTGGAATATTATATTCCAGTGGTTCAGGAGATTCCGagtaaagagaaagaaatgtttGTATCAACAATTAGGCCTCAGACTGATGGAGGTCCTATTGATCATTCTTATGCTATCACAGAGGATCTCAGTGATGATGTTATGCAGGAGGAGAGATTCACTTTGCCATCAGTTGTTACTGATAGTCCAAGTTATGGTTACACACAGCCTAATGAAATTCCCAGCTCGCAGAAAACTAGCCCGCAGATAAAATATGGAGCTACCAGAGGGAAGGCTAATGTCGATTATCCGGCATATTCTAATATACCGGTTACGAGTTTCAGTTGCAAACAGCAGAGGTATAAGGGATTCTTTGGTGATCCAGAAACTGGATGCCAGGTAAGCTACCAGCTTGATTTGCTCAAATaggaaaatttaatgaaatttttatgattttgatTGCAGGTATGGCACTACTGCGACCTCAACGGTGGTAAATCATCATTTTTATGCCCGAATGGCACCATATTCAGTCAGGTAGCATTAACCTGCGACTGGTGGTTCAATGTGAAATGCGAAACAACGACTCAATTATACGTACTGAACGAACGACTGTATAAATATATTCTACCGGTAATGCCAAAGTTCCCGGAAGACTTCACCGGGCCGGAAGTCGATCGTTACTTGGAGCTCAAGTTCAAAGAGATGGAAGCAAAATTGAAGgagaagaaattaaagaagcagcaagaagagaaggaaaagcAAAAAGATAAATCGCAAACCTCGAAAGAGAATGAATAATTGATTTATCTAGGGTGTAGTTAAATTATTGTACAATTGTTGCCATTATTTGTTATATAAATAGCAACAAACTTATTGTAGGGTGTGCTTGCTGCATCAGTGTATGTAGAGTAACTTTTAGAAAACTCAAAAATgtgcaatatttttatattataggtTTGAGTGtgattttttttgtatttaatacGCTATAAGGATAATTTGACGAAATTTGTTTAtaagttaaaagaaaaaatcaaattGTATCACCGAGATATTATGCAAGTGTGAcactgaatttaattatttcgcaTAGAACAGTTAGAAATGCCAGAATCAAGCAAGTATAAAATAACTGATAATTATCAGTAAGTATTTTGTTTACCTCTAGTCATATTTGTActgtttacttatttatatccaAATGTTGTATACATGCATATATTGTAAAGGACACTAATGGTCGTCTTTATGCATATCacatatacaatataatatcattcataaagtcaaacttgaaaataaattaactgAAAATTTTCTGATCGAAAACAAAATGATTTATAATCGTTTGAACTATGTGTTGCGATaattaatcttttaatttttaacttgtGCTGTTACATATGttaatcaaatttatttatttttaattttacagtatACTTGTTATTGTATATGCAATATGGCAATCATGCTTTtccataataaagatacaaatTTCAGTAAAGACTTACCTTTTGCGCCTGACGAATCCTCTGCAGATTCTCGGTCACACACTTGGACACGTCGAAGAATTTTGGCAGCAGCACTTTGTTCTaagaaacataaaaataaaaacatattaTTTCTCTTAAATGATACGTTAATAGAGCTTCGATTCTCAATTGTTTAAAATACAAACCTTCTCTAATAATGTCTTGTAATTATGTTTCTTGTGTAAGTGTAGCAGACAGTGTGAACACCCAGCCACTTCGCAATCTTCACAATAGTATCCTAATGGTTCTGTACATTCCTCTGAACAAGTATTTTGTACAGAGAAACAATTATCGTTGCTGCTGTCTGTCAGTATAATTTTTGTATGGCTTTGTAATGCCTTTCCATGAATCTGGCAAAACATATATTTTgcattcaatatatttttattataataatttgtaggaattttatatttatttttatttcatacataTTACAATCATAATTAAAACATAGTTGACATTGTATTTTCAGTGAAAAAAAGCTAAGCATACATGAAAATATGTAACAGTTATAGCAGAAACATACCTTTGAATAGCAAAGAATGCAAAATAATGCATTGCATTGTGGACATTTTATTGATGCTTGAATACCACATTCATGACAGAGATCTGAAAATGAACaacaattgttttattttaactGAAAAAATTACTCCAACTATGTAGTTCCTTATCTGCTACAAACCTCGTATGGATTGTTTTGCTTTTGACTTGGAACTGATTGACTTGGAAAAAGATATATCACAATCATCTGTTTGAACCGATCGATTATGAGATATGACCATTAATCCAAGGACATACATGTTCAGAGGTAAAGATACCTTCTGATCATCGTCAAGTTGTGAAACGGTATTGCATAAAGGACAAGGTTCGCGAATGGATAATTTTGCACATTTATTACACATGACATGCCCACATTCCAATAGCAAAGGAACTAATCCACGCATAGGTACAAATTCTGAAACAGATGAAAGAAATAACATTTCTAAATATTCCTTTTTGaatgttatttatttcatgAATAAATACATGTAACCCTGTATCATATAAGCAACATTGATTTATAAACACACATTATTCTAACCTCTATAAATTCATATTCATGTactttacatttaataataaaatcaacgTGCAATCTAATAATTTCTCGCACACGTGTTCAAATACTCTGAATGTTAATTCACGtgtataaaattatatgaaaaaaaaagaaatttacagagaataatattttaaacgatTCTATTAAATCTTATAAGTTAGTATTTCTGTGATCAACGATTAAGAATAAATAACGAAATCTTAAGAAGCCGGTACGCAGTTCAAAAAATTCGATTACCTTGTAAAAAAAACTGGTGTTTGCAATATGTACATGGAACGTTTCGAAGTTTTGTCGTAGGAGAACTGTAATAACGCGAACACTTGCTATCGTCTCGTAAGGCAATCATTTTGTTCATCAAAAACTGATCATTCGTACAATTACGTCTTTAAACGCGCACTATTCGTGACTTAATAATGTTTGAAGTTTACACGCCAAGACACGACCACGCGGAAACGCAAGCATCCAATAGCAGACATTTGAATGGGATGCTTAGTGCCGGTAGGGGTCACAGATGCTACATATTCGCATATAAATTCTTGAGTGGTAAATTTAAATACTTATTACACAGTAAATAgactaaatttataaaaatttttatataatagaagacataaatgagatatgtattttattttattaaatatacgtacCTTAACAACACGTGATTGTATAGTACTGCAGTAGTCAATTTCCAATatctgaaaattcaaatttataaagCATTTTATGAGAACCTGTAACATATTAAAATCTAATtccttaaaaatgaatttaattataaattaatctgTTCACACGCGTTCTTTATAAGTTAAGGTAAGATGTACTACAATAATTTAAACGTTGTGTACATTAAAGTATTTATAACTTATGAAATGActccattttattttaaaccttataaattaaaaagaatattaataatatgtaaTTTACCGAATGGAATAGGTTGAGTTTGGAGATATTTCAGAACCAAGTAGAATGATTCTACGCATCAAAAATGGCGTCAACGAGTCTACTTTCAAACTGCTTTCCCGCTAGAAGGTCTATAAGCTTCCACAGATCACGTGATCGGTATCTGTAAAACCGGCGCAATTACAGTCACGTGACTATGAGCAATTCGCGATCTTCAGGATAGATGCCGCAACAATCTTAAACGTCGTAGAATTTGGCAAAAACATAAAAAGCTGTATGGATAAACGGTGAAGTTATATTGGGTCCATTGGATTCTAGGCGCGGTCATAAGTAAAGATCCGTTATGATCCCACCCAACTCGATCGTTCTAGTGAGCAAGAGTATCCTGAACCTCGATCGCCATGTTCTAGTACTGTAATATAGAAAAACAATCCTGGAATGTTTCGTGTTCGTCGAATAAAAATTACGCAGAAAAACAAATAAGTGATACATGGAAAGGACACTTTTACCTTATGACGCATTGTGTGTCATCATAAGTATAAGTATTTGCAAATTGTATACAGATAAGGATATAACAAAAATGGATTATTTCTGACCATTCCCTTAAGAGCTCGTCATTGTTTAGAGAGTATAGATAGAAAATTCGATCTACAGTCCAGAGTCTATTTTCAGTGTTTATATAGCAGATATAATCCGTTTTACGCACCCAAAGTCTGTTACTCGGATTTCCAACATGGAGATACTGACCAATAACCAAGTTCATGGATCATTTTCTTTATGAATTATAAGGCTCTGTTATTTCGAGACTAGTTTCTACTAGCTTCACCAGCAAAAATTCCATCAAGcaacatttaattacaaattccaTTAGATTAGATTCTCACGATAAAACATGTCCGTCATCGTTGAAAACAATCGTTCTTTTTATTTCGCGTGCCTTAATTTCCCCGATGCAGCATTACCGTCGACTGTATCAGAAATAATTGCAAAGACCGTTCGAAGAGTGGCTCGGAACGAAATTACCCGCGATCACAGTCGGTGATAATTTCAGTTTTCATCTTTACGTAATCGGTAGGATCGCAACTGGGGAATACGATTCCGGATCCCCAATCCTGGTTCTGTTTTTGCTTCTAGAACTTTTGGGAATCTCTGGCATTGAACGTGTTGATTATTGACATTTTCTTTTATACAGTTTCGAGGCTAATCCGAGTAGTTGAAAAAGTCTTCGAATTCTGAGATTGTAAATAATGTCCAGGAGCGTACCTCCTAGGCCGCGACCCACAGGTTGCATAGGCGAAGGCAAGACGAAAGAGGAAGCGAGATATCGGATTTAGGCCGTCTCTCGAAACAACAGTATGTATAGTAACATAGAACGGTGCGGTCTCTGGACTAGGCAAGCTGAGCGAAAGAGCTGTGGCAAGGTCTAGGCTGGCTGGTATTCAAGGTCGCGTGCACAGCGCAAAAGCCCCCGGATCTATCCCCGCCCCAGATTTCTAGCGCCCTTTACCTCTTTCCCTCCTGTCGCTCTGTCTTTCGTCCGTGCACATTTCACCGacacctctctctttctcataCTCTCGTCGTCTCGCTTCTTCCCAGCGAAATCGTagctttttctctcttcttcctgGGTGAGCTCACTTCCCGTAGCTCTCCCAAGCTCCCGTCTCGTTTCCTCCTCGACGCTACGTCTTTTTAcggctctctttctctttctatctcgTCCTTTTCCGCGTGCAACATCGATTTACCATAAAAATTCCCCGAGCTCAACTCTATCGCTCGTCCATTACTTCCTGACTGGTGTTCCGGTGGCTGTCGCTACCGAATTCGCCGGTGTAATACGCAACAAAAGTATGATCGATCCGCGGAATAATTCAACGGTAAGCGTGGCTCGGTTGGCGTTGCTTGCGCTCGCTTATTTACATGCCTCGTGCATCCAGGTACAACGGCCACGTATACTATTGCCGTGGCGCGCGCtagacgaagaggaagaaggatgtTATGCGCGTACGTATGTAGTTAGACGGGGAGTCAAGAAACGGAATTTCTTGTTCCGCGGGAACGAATTGTTCGAGTGCACCAGCTACCTTGCAGCTCGAGCATCCTCCGATGAGATAATTACAAGAGACAGAATAGGCGGATGTTTGTGGCGGAAAAAGGATAGTAATACTTTCCTAGATAGTGACGAGTATACATATGTTTTATTTATGCGAAGTTCGAGCTAGTTTAAGGTGAATTATCAAGCTGTACGTATGCAAACACCGTATCCAGTGAGAGGAGATCAAGTTCAATGGGAATTCATGAATGTTAATCGATTCGATACTCGAGCTAGCTGGTGCCGAATAGTAATCGTAAAGATAAACACTGTTCTCGGTCTATGTGTTTGCGAAACACTTGTTAATATCGTGAACTTACTGATCGATACAGAATTCAGAAATACGGCTAATCGAGCCTTTTGGGAGTAATAATATTCGAATCTTATCGCGTGCGCCCGATGATTTCTAATCCCCCAAAGCAAGCGGTAATCAGCTCACGCGATAGCGAAGAACAGTTGCTTCGACAATTATCGTGCAACTTTTCTAACATGATTCCATCGGAAGATAACAAATCTGAAAAATTGCCAAAGACCCGCAGTACAAATTGCTTTATGCTCGACGCTTTGACTGGGGGACTATATTTCCTATGCAAGGCAACTAGTCGGAGACGAACTGATTAGATTTCTAGAATTtcaggtaattgtgttaaatcaAAATTCACGCTGCATATTGCTCGAGAAATCGATAAACCTTTGATTATCAAACAAATTGGATTTTTAATCAATGATTAAAGAGGTTAACGTAATGGCCGCCATTATAGTCATCCATGACTGGAGCTATGAACTTAATTTAgtcaaataattaagaaattaaagaaattaacacTAGGACTATTAAATCAGTCAAAATAACTGGTTTCTGGAAAACAAGCgtacatcaaacgtcggtaattctaattttaatatcatactAGTTACACGAAGTAGCCAGTGGAATACAATTGCATCCTGAATAACAGCGATTAGAATGCTCTGTGCCACAACTGGTCGTTTCCACTGtgccagtcaacgtgttaataattcataatacAGTGTGCCGTAGAAGATACAGCTATTTCTGCTGTATTCTTCCTGTTAACAGCGCCGCCATTAAATATAAGCGCCATTTTGTTGATGTTCGCCATCACGATAATCATTTCTTTGACTCCTAGAGGGCCAATGACCCTAACCCTGAAATTCTTTCAACAAAAGAATGTTAAACTTCGGATTTTTTCGAGTGATCTTGGATTTTATCACGTAACTTTCCATAATATCCGAAACCGTTTCAGACGTTGCTCGTCTTTTTTCTCCTGCACCGTTCGGCGTCCGCTCGTATGCTCGCGAGCCAGCCAGACGTCTGCTTGTCCCGTTCGTTATTTcgtgaataaataattgaacGAACATGCGCGAGCGTGCGAAAGcacgatgaaaatttcaaatcgaCGGCTTTTCGCCCGTTCACtgcttcaaaattattcatcgatCTCTTTCTCGACGCCTGGACTATTCCGCTGGTTCACGGCTCTTTCCTTTTCCTCTCTGTCGTTCTCAGGTACCTCCTCGTCGTCGGGAAGCGTCAACGAGTCCTGCGACAAGGAATTCCGTGCTCGCGCAGCTACGATATTAGCCCGGTCGGAAACCTCGTTTCAGCTCGCACCTTTTGCCTCTCTGAAGCCTGCTCTCGCCGTGTTACAGGACTCGTTTCGCGGCTGTAAAACGCGTCTATGTATGGGTTTCTTTCAGTATAACGGCGAGCAGGGAAACAGCCAGTGAATCTCCATCGCGTAGAATCTAATCTGGGTCAATGGAATTGAGTTCAGAAGCGAGTCTGCTTATCGTGGACACTGCGGACAGGGAGTATGCTTTAGGGAACTGATGGtttcgttttaatttattctaccATCATCActgtaaatatgaaataaaatttccaagatTGAAGCCTGACACATGGCTGGGTGTAACTAATTTCATATCGCCATTTCGCGGGTCGAATTCAAACGAGCTCCCCGTCCCGTTGCGTTACCATTAGCTGTCTGTATAAACCGTGGTGACGTTTCCCAGTGAATTTCAGCCGACATTCAGCCGGTTGTGTTTTAATATCGCGGCATTCGCGTTCGCGCGTCCACCTGTGTGCACGCTTGAAATTCATTTCACGAAACGCAGCGTCGAgttcgaaaaaaggaaataaaaatagggGAAAAAAGGACGACGCGGCGTATCGTTGGCGACATTTTCAACGGCAGGTCGCGTTACACAAGCGCGTGGAATTACAATATCGGATTTCATTTTCCGTCATAGGACGAGATCTCACGGAGAAAGAGACGAGCTCCGAGTGAAATTCGTCGGACGGCGAACGGTTTCGCGCGTTCACCGCTTCGCTTGTCCTCCTTTGGAACCGCTGCGCGACGTTTATCCTGCAGCTGGGAAGAAGGAAAGAATTATGTCAGGATGCTTTCTTTCTGTATACTGGAAATTCAACCACCAATCTATCGCGATAAAACAGAAGAGGGGTGGTTTTTCAAGGTAGAGGGTGACTTGCAGTGGTACTATCTTGAGTAGGGTGATTCTGTATGCAAGAAAGTAGATATTTTTATATGAGGTTCcattttagaaaaaattaagtACACTTGATGAAGTTTTAGATAAGTAAAAATTTCTCCCAGTATCTAAAATGCTAAAGTTGAAAATGGGGTGATTTGATTtgtaaaaagaatgaaagatttcatataaaatttttcTGCATGGaacatcatttaaaaaaaaaattaaaataccttAACGAGCTGCTTCTACTAAATTTCCTACCTAATTGTACATTTCAGGCACAGGGACTTTGGGTACAGAATGATTTGAAATATTGATCTATGGTCGTTACAGATGTTGTCATCGGAATCATATTCCACTCGTTATTTTGCTCACgcgttatttcaatattttctgcaGAATCACGATCTCTACCTCAATCGTACAAACATGTTTTCGAAACTACCATTTCTTCCAACCAGTTCACGGTAACAACCCTTCGCGAACCGTATTTACACTTTCTATATCCCAAAACTTCAATTTCCTTAACGCATTGAAATTCACTGATACATCTTTGTTAAATCCTTCACGCCTCTTCTCGATTAATCAATTATTCATAGCGTCGGTTGTATTGAATGGAAGAATTCCATCATCGACGACGAtcgtttaattttaaattgccTCTTGTTCGTCGTCCTTCTCCAGGACTGTAATGACCTTCATATCTTAGCACGGAGTTCTGTTATTTGGGTCAACGGCGATGCACGTACAAGCGTGTAAATTCCTCGTTCACAGGACGAAGAGCGACAATAAAAGCAGGTGGGCAACTTCTGGCTGAGTCGGCTGGCTGAATTCCACCGGAATTTCCGTGCCTTCCCCAACGGGTAATAACGAGGATTCGGCCTCGTTTATCACCACTTGTAGCTTTACCCCATCGTAGTCCTGACCAACCGAATCTTTTCCTCTCGCTCTTCTGCACGAAAGAAGAAGGTGACTGTCTCATTTCCCACTCAGCCGCTTTATCCGGCCTCCGACTCCGCACGTGACCTCTTACAACCCCTTATTTAGCAGACCGTTCTCGCTGTTATCGTTTTTACCATGTTCCTTCCGTCCTCCCTGCCTAGACCTTCAGACACTGACAAACGTGAGCACATCAAATAAAGCTTACTCTCTAACCACGTGTTACTTCAGGTTTTTCAGAACATTGAGTAATATAGTCGTCTGGCATGCGATTCCAGGTGCCATTTTTTGAAGATCCATTAACATTTGTGGaatgtttaaatttttcatatattcATATGATTTGGTAGGTTTTAGCAAGTTCATTGCTGAAGTGAAAGTGGACATATTGAATTtctaatagaatttcaatagaattttcaaatttaggcttttaatttattgtttcttATTAGTAAtgttatttacaattttttagcAATGAATGTGTTGAAGTTATACCCAGCAATGTTTTCTTCAGATATGGGGGTAGTTACCCTTCTGCAAACTCCTAAGTAAAATGGCAGGAAAATCTTAAAACTTTTGTAACTACCTAActaaaaatttgttatattcATTTTAAGCCATCCTGTATATACGAATGCATTCTTAGGCAAGGACTTTCTAGAAAGTAGGTAGGTATCTCCACAATGTAAAGTGAAATTTCAACAGTGTTCCACTAACGTCTCTTTAACAGCTGCGTTATAATTGGTACCGAGCATACAactgcagaagtagaacaacagtGCTCGTAGAACTGTATTCTTCTCtaaacgtttaattaatttacatactAATTGTTTTTTAATCCTGTTGTTTCAACGAACAGTTTCTAAACGATCATGAAATTAGATTAAGTCAACGTCACGAAAC carries:
- the LOC117606054 gene encoding uncharacterized protein LOC117606054 produces the protein MRSPSVPVCFVYVLLSALVLSTRSSAASSSDSNSTKVVVEEEDEDSLPEITLDEFKERYRRLIPYMTFYVANNYINGQTVMQSRESSSKDFQTNQLVRNNQPYVRINNLPKEGTNYRVNQEKKFIPSVQFDPRDVGGDNDYFTPVKYTSKYAYEDYSVPYHLYQDQKASYPEITTASSQIARKENRYYANVRPLRPYTTNGRDHLPRKQPAKPIHANVQDEYVLDYNVRPTGNPAINYPVKDIQGHRHVPPTYPDVQTLEPLPEEKQPPVLSQPRNPNVNLQQIVESFLLSERLPEMLNKDNLDNSLRTLVEILNILHNTKKEELPQIQAPPMIPPPRLPQKVHNYKPRPQTRPKVITESRFQATPNPLYLTDDPDRYKATKLSYEEEEKPKHSQQNYNTNGLINNKVVEYYIPVVQEIPSKEKEMFVSTIRPQTDGGPIDHSYAITEDLSDDVMQEERFTLPSVVTDSPSYGYTQPNEIPSSQKTSPQIKYGATRGKANVDYPAYSNIPVTSFSCKQQRYKGFFGDPETGCQVWHYCDLNGGKSSFLCPNGTIFSQVALTCDWWFNVKCETTTQLYVLNERLYKYILPVMPKFPEDFTGPEVDRYLELKFKEMEAKLKEKKLKKQQEEKEKQKDKSQTSKENE